The Oceanisphaera avium genome includes a region encoding these proteins:
- a CDS encoding carboxypeptidase M32, with protein MSYSALTQHFQQQYHLQHIAAMCGWDQATMMPAGGNQARSEAMSTLAVLSHQQLQAPQLAQWFSAAQAESLTPEQQVSLAVMQRQWRDATMLPSDLVGAFSLAGSRCEHAWRSLRPANDWAGFLPLFEEVLNLSRQVAAARSEALGLSYYDSLLEQFEPGMRSATLDPLFNDVKQWLPGLITQVQAKQSAEQVQLPQGPFATSHQKALGLEVMKLLGFDFNHGRLDVSVHPFCGGVSEDVRLTTRYDENDVAQALMGVIHETGHARYEQSLPAQWRSLPVGQARSMGIHESQSLFFEMQLARHPAFIAKLAPLLSHHFGEQTAFSSDNLAKLYTRVQPGLIRVDADELTYPAHVMLRYEIERDLIEGKLQAKDLPERWDNLMQQYLGLSTKGNYKDGCMQDIHWTDGSFGYFPSYTLGALYAAQQAKAIQTELGTFDHLISTDLSSIFSWLQRNIWQHASLLETDALITQACGQPLNACAFKLHLEQRYLGA; from the coding sequence ATGTCTTACTCAGCCCTTACTCAGCACTTTCAACAACAATATCATTTGCAACATATTGCAGCTATGTGTGGCTGGGATCAGGCAACTATGATGCCAGCCGGCGGCAACCAAGCGCGCTCTGAGGCCATGAGTACGCTTGCCGTACTTAGTCATCAACAACTGCAAGCACCTCAATTAGCACAGTGGTTTTCAGCGGCTCAAGCTGAGTCACTAACGCCTGAACAACAAGTAAGTTTAGCGGTCATGCAGCGCCAATGGCGCGATGCCACTATGTTGCCCAGTGATTTAGTGGGAGCTTTTTCTTTAGCAGGTTCGCGCTGTGAACATGCTTGGCGCAGTCTGCGACCTGCCAATGACTGGGCGGGTTTTTTACCCTTATTCGAAGAAGTCTTAAACTTATCTCGCCAAGTGGCCGCGGCACGCAGTGAAGCGCTAGGTCTGTCTTATTACGACAGCTTATTAGAGCAATTTGAGCCCGGCATGCGCAGCGCCACTCTAGACCCACTCTTTAATGACGTTAAACAGTGGTTGCCAGGCTTAATTACTCAAGTACAAGCCAAGCAAAGTGCTGAGCAAGTTCAATTACCTCAGGGCCCTTTTGCTACTAGTCACCAAAAAGCGCTGGGCCTTGAAGTAATGAAGCTGCTAGGCTTTGATTTTAACCATGGTCGCTTAGATGTTAGCGTGCATCCTTTTTGTGGCGGCGTTAGCGAAGATGTGCGCCTCACTACTCGTTATGATGAAAACGACGTAGCTCAAGCGCTAATGGGTGTGATCCATGAAACGGGACATGCTCGCTATGAGCAAAGCTTACCAGCACAGTGGCGTAGTTTACCCGTAGGCCAAGCGCGTTCTATGGGTATTCATGAGTCACAAAGTTTATTCTTTGAAATGCAATTGGCTCGCCACCCCGCTTTTATTGCTAAGCTGGCTCCGTTATTAAGTCATCACTTTGGTGAGCAAACCGCCTTTAGTAGCGATAATTTAGCAAAGCTTTATACCCGCGTTCAGCCTGGGCTCATTCGGGTAGATGCAGATGAGCTCACCTATCCGGCTCATGTAATGCTGCGCTATGAAATTGAGCGCGACTTAATTGAAGGTAAACTACAAGCTAAAGACTTGCCCGAGCGCTGGGATAATTTAATGCAGCAATATTTAGGCTTAAGCACTAAAGGCAATTATAAAGATGGCTGCATGCAAGATATTCACTGGACCGATGGCAGCTTTGGCTATTTTCCAAGTTATACCTTAGGCGCCCTGTATGCCGCGCAACAAGCTAAAGCGATACAAACAGAATTAGGCACCTTTGACCATTTAATTAGCACCGACTTATCGAGTATTTTTAGCTGGCTACAACGCAATATTTGGCAACATGCCAGCCTATTAGAGACTGACGCCTTAATCACTCAAGCCTGTGGGCAACCACTTAACGCCTGTGCTTTTAAGCTACATTTAGAACAGCGTTACTTAGGCGCCTAG
- a CDS encoding thiol-disulfide oxidoreductase DCC family protein, with protein sequence MDSKQSHHKLVVFYDGSCEGCIKDRANYERWAGDGGQDIYWFDITDREEVLLSLGLDPGKVMRELHVQTEDGKILTEIDAYILLMQRVPRLKLLAWFIGLPIIRPCLSWLYRTWVEKRLRRQGRI encoded by the coding sequence ATGGATAGCAAACAGTCTCATCATAAATTAGTGGTATTTTACGATGGCAGTTGTGAGGGCTGTATCAAAGACAGAGCCAATTATGAACGCTGGGCGGGAGATGGCGGCCAGGATATTTATTGGTTTGATATTACCGACCGTGAAGAGGTGTTACTAAGTCTAGGATTAGATCCTGGCAAGGTGATGCGTGAGCTACACGTACAAACTGAAGATGGCAAAATACTTACCGAAATCGATGCTTACATCTTATTAATGCAAAGAGTGCCGCGCTTAAAGCTACTCGCATGGTTTATTGGCTTACCGATTATTCGTCCTTGTCTGTCTTGGTTATATCGCACTTGGGTAGAAAAACGGTTGCGCCGCCAAGGACGAATTTAG
- a CDS encoding ketoacyl-ACP synthase III yields the protein MRYANITGWGKCLPPAALSNDDLSTFLDTSDDWIYSRTGIRSRRIAHVNTSDLATVAAHHALAAAGLTPDQLDGIILATASPDTLVPSAASSVQRNLGATKAAVFDINAACTGFIYGLSVGSALIKAGTMERVLVIGAERLTHYLDWTQRDTAVLFGDGAGAVIIEACEQPLGLIADKLGCDAEANDILAIPNSGTARERFAQTDGLFSVNFEGKEIFKRAVKGMGEAAAEVLTQAGLNGEDIDLLLPHQANVRIIDTLAKKMNLPSEKIMVNLEQYGNTSAATVPIALCDALEQERIKPGALLLTAAFGAGLTWGAGVIRWGERTTPVATSEAQLPPCTQTALELLAPAIKGCRAAKNNS from the coding sequence ATGCGCTACGCCAATATTACCGGCTGGGGGAAATGTCTTCCTCCTGCGGCTCTTAGCAACGATGACTTAAGTACTTTTCTCGATACCTCAGATGACTGGATTTATAGTCGCACCGGCATTCGCTCGCGCCGTATCGCTCATGTAAATACCTCAGACTTAGCCACGGTGGCAGCGCACCATGCGCTAGCCGCTGCGGGATTAACACCCGACCAACTCGATGGTATTATTTTAGCTACCGCCAGCCCCGATACCTTAGTGCCCAGCGCCGCCTCAAGTGTGCAACGCAACCTTGGCGCGACTAAAGCGGCAGTGTTTGATATTAATGCCGCCTGCACCGGCTTTATTTATGGCTTAAGTGTCGGCAGCGCACTGATTAAGGCCGGTACCATGGAGCGCGTACTCGTCATCGGTGCCGAGCGTTTAACTCATTATTTAGACTGGACTCAGCGTGATACTGCGGTGTTATTTGGCGATGGCGCGGGGGCTGTCATCATCGAAGCCTGTGAGCAACCGCTTGGCTTAATTGCTGATAAGTTAGGCTGCGATGCCGAAGCTAATGATATTTTGGCCATTCCTAACTCAGGCACAGCCAGAGAGCGATTTGCGCAAACCGATGGCTTATTTTCAGTTAACTTTGAGGGCAAGGAAATTTTTAAGCGAGCCGTAAAAGGCATGGGCGAGGCTGCCGCTGAAGTATTAACACAGGCCGGTTTAAACGGGGAAGATATTGATTTATTACTCCCACACCAAGCGAATGTGCGCATTATCGACACCCTAGCTAAGAAGATGAACCTGCCTAGCGAAAAGATCATGGTTAATCTTGAGCAATACGGCAATACTTCGGCAGCCACAGTTCCCATCGCCTTATGCGATGCCCTAGAGCAAGAGCGTATTAAGCCAGGTGCACTGCTACTCACTGCCGCCTTTGGTGCCGGCTTAACTTGGGGTGCGGGCGTGATCCGCTGGGGCGAGCGCACCACGCCAGTCGCGACTTCAGAGGCACAACTGCCGCCTTGTACGCAAACCGCGCTCGAGTTGTTAGCGCCAGCTATTAAAGGCTGCCGAGCAGCTAAAAATAACAGCTAA
- a CDS encoding DUF3149 domain-containing protein, with protein MAFWLDLMFGSDIGFMSMMTIIVTTVIVSSICCYFVYKVRTSVQPEEEM; from the coding sequence ATGGCTTTTTGGCTTGATTTAATGTTTGGCAGTGACATTGGCTTTATGTCTATGATGACTATCATAGTAACTACCGTTATCGTTAGCTCTATCTGCTGCTACTTTGTTTATAAGGTACGCACCTCGGTGCAACCAGAAGAAGAAATGTAA